The proteins below are encoded in one region of Mycobacterium shinjukuense:
- the fgd gene encoding glucose-6-phosphate dehydrogenase (coenzyme-F420) gives MAELKLGYKASAEQFAPRELVELAVAAEAHGMDSATVSDHFQPWRHRGGHAPFSLSWMTAVGERTKRLLLGTSVLTPTFRYNPAVIAQAFATMGCLYPNRVFLGVGTGEALNEIATGYQGAWPEFKERFARLRESVRLMRELWRGDRVDFDGEYYRLKGASIYDVPEGGVPVYIAAGGPAVAKYAGRAGDGFICTSGKGAELYTEKLLPAVRDGAAAAGRSVNDIDKMIEIKISYDPDPELALNNTRFWAPLSLTAEQKHSIDDPIEMERAADALPIEQIAKRWIVACDPDEAVEAVGQYVTWGLNHLVFHAPGHDQRRFLELFEKDLAPRLRRLG, from the coding sequence GTGGCTGAACTGAAGCTGGGTTACAAGGCATCTGCAGAACAATTCGCACCGCGCGAGCTCGTCGAACTGGCCGTCGCCGCCGAAGCCCACGGCATGGACAGCGCCACCGTCAGTGACCATTTCCAGCCGTGGCGGCACCGGGGCGGGCATGCCCCGTTTTCGCTGTCCTGGATGACCGCCGTCGGCGAACGGACCAAGCGGCTGCTGCTGGGCACCTCGGTGCTGACCCCGACTTTCCGGTACAACCCTGCCGTGATTGCCCAGGCCTTCGCCACCATGGGTTGCCTATATCCCAACCGCGTCTTCCTCGGAGTGGGCACCGGAGAGGCGCTCAACGAGATCGCCACCGGCTACCAGGGTGCCTGGCCGGAGTTCAAGGAACGGTTCGCCCGGCTGCGCGAATCGGTGCGGCTGATGCGGGAGCTGTGGCGCGGCGATCGGGTGGACTTCGACGGAGAGTACTACCGGCTCAAGGGTGCCTCGATCTACGACGTGCCCGAGGGCGGCGTGCCGGTCTACATCGCCGCGGGCGGGCCGGCGGTGGCCAAATACGCCGGACGCGCCGGCGACGGCTTCATCTGCACGTCCGGCAAGGGCGCGGAGCTGTACACCGAGAAGTTGCTGCCCGCGGTCCGCGACGGCGCCGCGGCCGCCGGCCGATCCGTCAACGACATCGACAAGATGATCGAGATCAAGATCTCCTACGACCCCGACCCCGAGCTGGCCCTGAACAACACCCGGTTCTGGGCGCCGCTGTCGCTGACCGCTGAGCAGAAGCACAGTATCGACGATCCGATCGAAATGGAGCGGGCCGCCGACGCGCTGCCGATCGAGCAGATCGCCAAGCGCTGGATTGTGGCCTGCGACCCCGACGAAGCCGTGGAAGCGGTGGGCCAGTATGTGACGTGGGGCCTCAACCACCTGGTGTTCCACGCACCCGGACATGACCAGCGCCGCTTCCTGGAGCTCTTCGAAAAGGATCTCGCGCCGCGGCTGCGGCGGCTGGGCTGA
- a CDS encoding MBL fold metallo-hydrolase, with protein MAELVRVTDRVHLARGHAVNWVLVTDHTGVMLIDAGYPGDRQEVLASLRALGHEPGDVRAILLTHAHIDHLGSAIWFAREHGTPVYCHADEVGHAKREYLEQASILDVALRSWRPRTAAWGIQLLRRGGLTRSGIPTAQPLTTEVAAGLPGRPLAIFTPGHTSGHSSYLVDGVLASGDALITGHPMLRNRGPQLLPRVFNHHQQQCIRSLGALSLLETEVLAPGHGDLWCGPIRQATEEAIARTER; from the coding sequence ATGGCTGAGCTGGTTCGGGTCACCGACAGGGTGCATCTGGCCCGCGGGCACGCGGTCAACTGGGTGCTGGTCACCGACCACACCGGCGTCATGCTGATCGACGCCGGCTACCCCGGCGACCGCCAGGAGGTGCTGGCCTCGCTGCGCGCGCTGGGCCATGAACCCGGCGACGTGCGGGCCATCCTGCTGACCCACGCGCACATCGACCACCTGGGCTCGGCGATCTGGTTCGCCCGCGAGCACGGCACGCCGGTGTATTGCCATGCGGACGAGGTGGGCCACGCCAAACGCGAATACCTGGAGCAGGCGTCGATCCTCGATGTGGCGCTGCGCAGTTGGCGGCCCCGCACGGCGGCGTGGGGCATTCAGCTGCTTCGCCGCGGCGGCCTGACCCGCAGCGGCATCCCCACCGCCCAGCCGCTGACCACCGAGGTAGCCGCTGGGCTACCCGGTCGCCCGCTGGCCATTTTCACCCCGGGACACACTAGTGGGCATAGCTCGTATCTGGTCGATGGTGTGCTGGCCAGCGGCGACGCGCTGATCACCGGCCATCCGATGTTGCGGAACCGAGGGCCGCAACTGCTGCCGAGGGTGTTCAACCACCACCAACAACAGTGCATCCGCAGTCTTGGTGCGCTATCCCTGCTGGAAACCGAGGTCCTGGCCCCTGGCCACGGCGACCTGTGGTGTGGACCAATTCGCCAGGCCACCGAAGAAGCAATCGCACGAACCGAGCGCTGA